A stretch of the Nitrospirota bacterium genome encodes the following:
- a CDS encoding OmpH family outer membrane protein, with translation MNVERDRRESPAGDGKPAVRASCRRAAGLAVTTVALAALVGCAAAGTQPEGRVGVIDPQRILNETSAGKKAKESLETFTKNRQALIELDEKELRRMEEDFVKQASVLSAAAKREREEQFRRRMAEYQQKAAELNREVQEKQKDVLDGFREKIETVTAKVAKQLGLQVVIEKGRGGPTVYSDASVDISDRVIQEFNKEFP, from the coding sequence GTGAACGTTGAAAGAGATCGGCGGGAAAGTCCGGCGGGGGACGGCAAGCCGGCGGTGCGGGCGAGCTGTCGCCGGGCCGCGGGACTTGCAGTCACGACGGTCGCGCTTGCGGCGCTCGTCGGGTGCGCGGCAGCGGGGACGCAGCCGGAAGGCCGCGTGGGCGTCATCGATCCGCAACGGATCCTGAACGAGACGTCCGCGGGCAAGAAAGCCAAGGAATCCCTGGAGACGTTCACGAAAAATCGGCAGGCGCTCATCGAATTGGACGAGAAAGAGCTCCGGCGGATGGAAGAGGATTTCGTCAAACAGGCCAGTGTCCTGAGCGCGGCGGCGAAGCGGGAACGCGAAGAGCAGTTTCGTCGTCGCATGGCCGAATATCAGCAAAAGGCCGCCGAGTTGAACCGGGAAGTGCAGGAGAAACAGAAGGATGTCCTGGACGGGTTCCGCGAGAAAATCGAGACGGTGACGGCCAAAGTCGCCAAGCAGTTGGGCTTGCAGGTGGTGATCGAAAAGGGGCGGGGCGGGCCGACGGTGTACAGCGACGCGTCCGTCGATATCTCGGACCGTGTCATCCAGGAGTTCAATAAAGAATTTCCGTAA
- a CDS encoding OmpH family outer membrane protein has protein sequence MKPGPLLPVVVCIALLEHWSGCSSAAESFKVAVIDQQVVMEKSKTGKRALEELRSFSATRQKIVDSDDQELKSIERSLQDPNNTLSEAARREKQELLRAKFEAYQRRVQEFNREVQEKQREMVAEYSKKIQKAALAVAEREGYAAVLDKGNEANIKIVIYHQPGLDLTDKVVKEFDRQNR, from the coding sequence ATGAAGCCGGGACCTCTTCTGCCGGTAGTGGTCTGCATCGCGTTGCTGGAACATTGGTCGGGCTGTTCGTCGGCGGCGGAGTCGTTCAAAGTGGCGGTGATCGACCAGCAGGTCGTCATGGAAAAGTCCAAAACGGGGAAACGGGCCCTGGAAGAACTGCGGAGCTTTTCCGCAACCCGCCAGAAAATCGTCGACTCCGACGATCAAGAATTGAAGTCGATCGAACGATCCCTCCAGGACCCGAACAACACGCTCAGCGAGGCTGCCAGACGGGAAAAGCAGGAACTGCTGCGCGCGAAATTCGAGGCCTATCAGCGTCGCGTGCAGGAGTTCAATCGCGAGGTGCAGGAGAAGCAGCGCGAGATGGTGGCGGAATATTCGAAGAAGATCCAGAAGGCCGCGCTGGCCGTCGCGGAGCGGGAAGGGTACGCCGCCGTGCTGGATAAGGGCAACGAAGCCAACATCAAAATCGTCATCTATCATCAGCCGGGGCTCGATCTGACGGACAAAGTGGTCAAGGAGTTCGACCGGCAGAACCGGTAG
- the fabZ gene encoding 3-hydroxyacyl-ACP dehydratase FabZ, whose protein sequence is MAAMENVDIQTLLPHRYPFLLVDRIRELELDRRVVGIKNVTINEQFFQGHFPNRPVMPGVLILEAMAQVGGVLAFKSLAQTGRPVVYLTGVDHAKFRKPVIPGDQLRFEVEVLKKRPPFWKMRAKAYVEEDLVCEAELTAMVTEEKTEDVNR, encoded by the coding sequence ATGGCAGCGATGGAGAACGTGGACATCCAAACCTTGCTCCCGCACCGGTATCCGTTTCTGCTGGTGGACCGGATTCGCGAGTTGGAATTGGACCGGCGGGTCGTCGGAATCAAGAACGTCACGATCAACGAACAGTTCTTTCAGGGGCATTTCCCGAACCGCCCGGTCATGCCCGGCGTGCTCATTCTCGAAGCGATGGCCCAAGTGGGCGGCGTGCTGGCTTTCAAATCCCTGGCGCAAACCGGGCGCCCGGTGGTCTATCTGACGGGGGTGGATCACGCCAAGTTCCGCAAGCCGGTCATTCCCGGCGATCAACTGCGATTCGAGGTCGAAGTGCTCAAGAAGCGGCCGCCGTTCTGGAAGATGCGGGCCAAGGCCTACGTGGAAGAGGACCTGGTCTGCGAGGCGGAATTGACCGCGATGGTGACGGAAGAGAAAACGGAGGACGTGAATCGTTAA